One genomic window of Sphingomonas ginsengisoli An et al. 2013 includes the following:
- a CDS encoding glutaredoxin family protein: MANHPTAAKRAVLYRMVMPTHTCPYGLKAKDLLRRSGYEVEDHHLTTRDETDAFKSEHNVPTTPQVFIGGERVGGYDDLRRFLGKQVTDPKATTYRPVLALFTMTALMAMAASYAVTGDVLSARAGQWFIAMSMIVLALLKLQNVETFATMFLNYDLLAKRWVPYSYVYPFAEGAAGVLMVAGALTWLAAPVALFIGTVGAISVFKAVYIDKRELKCACVGGSSNVPLGFISLTENLMMIGMAIWMVAM; this comes from the coding sequence ATGGCCAATCATCCCACCGCCGCAAAGCGAGCCGTACTCTACCGCATGGTGATGCCAACCCACACCTGTCCGTATGGCCTCAAGGCAAAGGACCTGCTTCGACGCTCGGGTTACGAAGTAGAGGATCATCACCTTACCACGCGGGACGAGACCGACGCGTTCAAGAGTGAGCACAACGTCCCGACGACACCGCAGGTGTTCATCGGGGGCGAACGGGTGGGAGGTTATGACGACCTGAGGCGTTTCCTAGGCAAGCAAGTAACGGATCCAAAGGCTACCACTTATCGGCCTGTTCTTGCTCTCTTCACCATGACGGCCCTCATGGCCATGGCGGCGAGCTATGCGGTGACAGGTGACGTGCTCTCGGCGCGAGCCGGTCAGTGGTTCATTGCCATGTCCATGATCGTCCTTGCGCTACTCAAGCTGCAGAACGTCGAGACGTTCGCGACCATGTTCCTGAACTATGACCTGCTGGCAAAGCGGTGGGTGCCTTACAGCTACGTTTATCCCTTCGCAGAAGGTGCGGCTGGCGTGTTGATGGTAGCCGGAGCACTAACCTGGCTCGCTGCGCCGGTTGCCCTCTTCATCGGCACGGTCGGTGCGATCTCCGTCTTCAAGGCAGTGTACATCGACAAGCGTGAGCTGAAGTGTGCGTGCGTCGGCGGCTCAAGCAACGTGCCACTTGGCTTCATCTCGCTGACCGAGAACTTGATGATGATCGGAATGGCGATCTGGATGGTGGCGATGTGA
- a CDS encoding MerR family transcriptional regulator has protein sequence MVQDQDHYSLTIGKLASAGGVSVETIRFYQRRGLLNEPTREGGIRRYGVGDVRRLNSIRRAQAAGFTLEEIRELLELDKSDDRSRARQLALARVEALTTKIEQLQRARDALTRLAHECSHSESGACPILASFEP, from the coding sequence ATGGTACAGGATCAAGACCATTATTCGTTGACGATCGGCAAACTTGCTTCAGCCGGAGGCGTCAGCGTTGAGACAATCAGATTCTATCAGCGCAGAGGTCTCTTGAACGAGCCAACGCGCGAGGGCGGTATCAGGCGCTACGGCGTTGGGGACGTGCGCCGCCTAAACTCTATTCGGCGGGCGCAAGCGGCCGGCTTCACTCTTGAGGAAATCAGAGAACTTCTAGAGCTTGATAAGAGCGACGATCGCAGCCGAGCTCGTCAACTCGCCCTAGCGCGCGTTGAAGCACTCACGACCAAGATCGAGCAGCTTCAGCGAGCCCGAGATGCGTTGACGCGCCTCGCTCACGAATGCAGCCATTCAGAGAGCGGCGCGTGCCCTATACTGGCTAGCTTTGAGCCTTGA